A DNA window from Marispirochaeta aestuarii contains the following coding sequences:
- a CDS encoding MFS transporter has product MMDNYRFSADFPRVFRFIVMMFFAVFPRLLLSPLLLRISADLGISYDQASSFFLTSAVGFSLGLITSGFIACRLTHHYTILSGALMTGISLFLLSTVTSFPLFHLFMGLLSYSNGLYHGSGFASVTRIVPDRFRTRALSFHEMGPNAAFILAPIFSALMAPVLGWRGVLCATGIAAFGAALFFLLSDKGPNDCGAPPNFASIRLFASVPEYWILLLLIAISVSLATGVFSVLPTYLQVEHNLPERMLNTLIGFSRVTGFASIYLAGHLADRFGYRIVLASILLFTSVLTVLIGFVSGPLLLVVVFLQPAVTQSFFPAALSAVTRIAKPEARNLAVSLAIPLSNILGGGLTPMAFGTAGAAGYFSISFIVLGSLGILSVLLLRSLPATIRERC; this is encoded by the coding sequence ATGATGGACAACTACCGCTTTTCCGCCGATTTTCCCAGGGTATTCCGCTTTATCGTCATGATGTTTTTTGCAGTCTTTCCGAGACTGCTTCTTTCTCCCCTGCTCCTCCGCATATCCGCTGATCTTGGAATCAGCTACGACCAGGCTTCGAGCTTTTTTCTTACAAGTGCCGTCGGTTTTTCCCTGGGCCTCATAACTTCGGGATTCATCGCCTGCCGCCTGACCCATCATTACACCATATTAAGCGGTGCCCTGATGACGGGAATCAGCCTGTTTCTCCTGTCCACGGTAACAAGCTTCCCGCTGTTTCACCTGTTCATGGGGCTACTGAGCTACTCCAACGGTCTGTACCACGGATCCGGTTTTGCGTCGGTTACCCGGATTGTTCCCGACAGATTCCGGACCAGGGCACTCTCCTTTCACGAGATGGGACCCAACGCGGCCTTCATTCTGGCCCCCATATTCTCCGCCCTCATGGCCCCCGTACTCGGCTGGCGGGGAGTTCTCTGCGCTACCGGAATCGCGGCCTTCGGCGCCGCCCTGTTTTTTCTCCTGTCCGACAAGGGGCCGAACGACTGCGGAGCCCCGCCCAATTTTGCCAGCATCAGGCTTTTTGCCTCCGTACCGGAATACTGGATACTCCTGCTTCTGATAGCCATAAGCGTCTCCCTGGCTACCGGGGTTTTCTCTGTCCTTCCCACCTATCTGCAGGTGGAACACAATCTGCCGGAAAGAATGCTGAACACCCTGATCGGGTTTTCCAGGGTAACGGGATTCGCCTCCATCTACCTGGCAGGTCACCTGGCGGACAGGTTCGGATACAGGATAGTCCTGGCATCGATCCTGCTGTTTACCAGCGTACTTACCGTGCTCATCGGTTTTGTCTCCGGCCCGCTTTTGCTGGTGGTGGTTTTTCTGCAGCCCGCGGTAACCCAGTCCTTTTTTCCCGCCGCCCTCAGCGCCGTTACCAGGATAGCGAAACCGGAAGCCAGGAATCTTGCGGTATCCCTGGCCATTCCCCTGTCGAACATCCTGGGCGGAGGGCTTACCCCCATGGCCTTCGGGACTGCCGGAGCGGCGGGCTATTTTTCCATCAGTTTCATCGTACTCGGGAGCCTGGGGATACTCAGCGTCCTTCTGCTGAGATCCCTTCCCGCGACCATACGGGAGCGCTGCTGA
- a CDS encoding MlaD family protein: MNRLVKIGLFVLITGAGSIYYVVQTADSLDAPSTYQVQAYIKDASGLRPGTQVWVAGVDVGRIREIDLEQGQARLMMELSSIVPVYRDAVIRKQTQSMLGNAIVALDPGTPQSVPIPHGGVIQNVVSSSGMEQAFGSIDELAKEMRSFMEKLNSLMDEKGGYEAIGDILTISRDTVANTSRMVEVNLALLQESLENIAVVTERLEGNSVSDLQDLSSILRHTAGITERVDRLLAQQDGRIADTMVSLQASIENLNESLENIKNVTSKIERGEGNLGKLVNEDDLYVKIDKVVTGVDEFIDSALGMDVQVGFRSEYMTIDQGTKNHADVRLAYADKGKYYSVGLVSSMAGMSDSGSDDDDDDDLKISAQLAREYGPLTLRGGVIENSVGLGLEFSPIEKLNLASEVFSFSQDGGPYLRGYGTFYPIYDPRSNNPLNWLYLAGGVDNALTSDRDYFLGLGLRFTDNDLKGILPYAPSP; this comes from the coding sequence GGGCTTTTTGTTCTGATTACAGGTGCGGGGAGTATCTACTACGTGGTGCAGACCGCCGACAGTCTTGATGCCCCTTCAACCTATCAGGTACAGGCCTATATCAAAGACGCCTCCGGGCTTCGGCCGGGCACCCAGGTCTGGGTTGCGGGTGTCGATGTGGGCCGGATACGGGAAATCGATCTTGAACAGGGGCAGGCCCGCCTGATGATGGAGCTTTCCTCGATCGTTCCGGTGTACCGCGACGCTGTTATACGCAAGCAGACCCAGTCCATGCTGGGAAACGCCATAGTGGCTCTGGATCCGGGTACCCCCCAGTCGGTTCCCATACCGCACGGGGGTGTTATTCAGAACGTTGTCAGCAGCTCCGGGATGGAACAGGCCTTTGGTTCGATAGATGAACTGGCCAAAGAGATGAGGTCCTTTATGGAGAAACTCAACTCCCTTATGGACGAGAAGGGGGGGTATGAGGCGATAGGGGATATTTTGACCATTTCCCGGGATACCGTGGCCAATACCAGCCGTATGGTGGAGGTCAACCTGGCATTGCTGCAGGAGTCCCTGGAGAATATCGCAGTAGTCACTGAAAGACTGGAAGGCAACAGCGTCTCGGACCTTCAGGACCTTTCGTCGATTCTGCGGCATACCGCGGGAATTACCGAAAGGGTAGACCGTCTGCTTGCTCAGCAGGATGGACGAATCGCAGATACCATGGTATCTCTGCAGGCGAGTATCGAGAATCTGAATGAGAGTCTGGAGAATATAAAGAACGTAACCTCAAAAATAGAACGGGGCGAAGGCAATCTGGGAAAACTGGTCAACGAAGACGACCTTTATGTCAAGATAGACAAAGTGGTTACCGGGGTGGATGAATTCATTGATTCGGCCCTGGGCATGGATGTTCAGGTGGGATTCAGGTCCGAGTACATGACCATCGATCAGGGCACGAAAAACCATGCGGATGTTCGGCTTGCATATGCGGACAAGGGCAAATACTACAGCGTGGGACTGGTCAGTTCCATGGCCGGGATGAGCGATTCCGGCTCAGATGACGATGACGATGATGATCTGAAAATTTCCGCACAGCTCGCCCGGGAATACGGTCCCCTCACGTTGCGCGGAGGCGTTATCGAGAACAGCGTCGGTCTGGGACTTGAATTTTCTCCCATTGAAAAGCTGAACCTTGCCTCCGAGGTGTTCAGTTTCAGCCAGGACGGCGGTCCTTACCTGAGGGGCTACGGGACTTTCTACCCGATTTACGATCCCCGGAGTAACAACCCTCTGAACTGGCTCTACCTGGCCGGGGGAGTGGACAACGCCCTGACCTCCGACCGGGACTATTTCCTGGGACTTGGACTGCGCTTTACCGATAACGACCTGAAGGGAATTCTTCCCTATGCGCCATCTCCCTGA